The following coding sequences lie in one Xiphophorus maculatus strain JP 163 A chromosome 4, X_maculatus-5.0-male, whole genome shotgun sequence genomic window:
- the sema6d gene encoding semaphorin-6D isoform X6, whose translation MGQGAALLLSKLLLLLAASRTLLAVSFPEDIVPLDVVDAHFTRRYPVFRGRPSVNDSQHRLDFQLMTKIQDTLFIAGRDQVYLVSLRESYRNEIISYRKLTWRSGQGDREMCAVKGKHRDECHNFIKVLVPRNDDLVFICGTNGFNPMCRYYRLDNLEFDGEEINGLARCPFDSKQTNVALFAEGKLYSATVADFQASDSVIYRSMGDGSALRTIKYDSKWLKEPHFLHAAEFGNYVYFFYREIAVEHSNLGKVVYSRVARICKNDVGGSQRVLEKHWTSFVKARLNCSVPGESFFYFDVLQSITDIIDVNGVPSVVGVFTTQMNSIPGSAVCAFSMTDIEKVFMGRFKEQKTPDSVWTPFPEEKLPKPRPGSCAGHGPAASFKSSVEFPDDTLQFIKSHPLMDTAVPSIGDEPWFTKTRVRYRLTALAVDGQAGPHKNYTVVFIGAESGVVLKVLAKTSLLSLNESLLLEEIDVFNRAKCPSNREDDKRVLSLHVDNNTHSLYVAFSSCVIRIPLSRCERHSSCQKSCIASRDPYCGWKPHGACERIQPGVLKGYEQDVEYGNTTHLGDCQGVWDIRTGDSNQMVHMNILITCVFAAFLMGALLAGLIVFCYRDSVLRKPRHVHKDMESAPSCSDSTGSFVKLNGLFDSPVKEYQSNIDSPKLFTNLLSNGKDLNTPNGDTKTMILRDGCQPPELAALPTPESTPVLQQKGLQPIKNQWEKAHGKVSGPHKEANPSAKSPQFLSSSPAPANASSNHPHIALGHSNIPSAVVLPNATHDQPNLDHGDETLPHSSEKQLKIPDCKGNRKDQKRSVDARNTLNDLLKHLNDSVANPKAILQEESGPRPRPHLMLEPMEELTEVPPAVPSREASLYSPSSSLPRHSPTKRVDVPMPSTPTTPTGSLSMGGTLERQRGGYQLHRSASHRQSLSTSPNGVTMGVSVSRQHSMNRGGYMPPTPPSRLDSHGAMVASGMHSPHPPSVSRQSSYSGHGSLPRTGLKRTPSLKPDVPPKPNGFPPQTPQMRVVNKYSY comes from the exons TTACACGGCGGTACCCTGTGTTCAGAGGCAGGCCCTCTGTCAACGACTCCCAGCATCGCCTCGACTTTCAGCTGATGACCAAAATCCAGGACACGCTATTCATCGCTGGCAG ggATCAGGTGTACCTCGTCAGTCTGAGAGAATCCTACAGGAATGAGATCATTTCTTACCGG AAGTTAACATGGCGATCGGGCCAAGGTGACAGAGAGATGTGTGCTGTGAAGGGAAAACATAGA gatGAGTGCCACAACTTTATTAAAGTGCTGGTTCCCAGAAATGATGACCTGGTGTTCATCTGTGGCACCAATGGCTTCAACCCCATGTGCAGATACTACAGG CTGGATAACCTCGAGTTTGACGGGGAAGAGATCAATGGTTTGGCGCGGTGCCCGTTCGACTCCAAGCAAACCAACGTGGCCCTCTTCGCTG AGGGGAAGCTGTATTCTGCAACAGTTGCTGACTTCCAGGCCAGTGATTCTGTCATCTACCGTAGTATGGGTGATGGATCAGCACTGAGAACCATCAAATACGACTCCAAATGGCTGAAAG AACCTCATTTCCTGCATGCAGCCGAGTTTGGGAATTACGTGTACTTTTTCTACCGGGAGATTGCCGTGGAACACAGCAACCTGGGAAAG GTTGTTTATTCCCGAGTGGCCCGGATCTGCAAAAATGACGTCGGCGGGTCGCAGCGAGTACTGGAGAAGCACTGGACCTCTTTCGTGAAGGCGAGGCTGAACTGTTCCGTGCCGGGGGAGTCCTTCTTCTACTTCGACGTGCTTCAGTCCATCACTGACATCATCGACGTCAACGGAGTTCCCTCCGTGGTGGGTGTGTTCACCACACAGATGAACAG TATTCCGGGGTCAGCAGTGTGTGCCTTCTCCATGACTGATATAGAGAAAGTTTTCATGGGCCGGTTCAAGGAGCAGAAGACCCCTGACTCTGTGTGGACGCCATTTCCAGAGGAGAAGCTGCCAAAACCTAG GCCTGGGAGTTGTGCAGGTCATGGTCCGGCTGCATCCTTTAAGAGCTCTGTGGAGTTTCCAGACGACACCCTGCAGTTCATCAAGTCCCACCCCCTTATGGACACAGCTGTGCCTTCGATTGGGGACGAGCCTTGGTTCACCAAGACACGTGTCCG GTACCGACTAACAGCGCTGGCTGTAGATGGCCAAGCAGGACCCCACAAGAACTACACGGTGGTCTTCATCGGCGCCGAGTCGGGGGTCGTCCTTAAGGTCTTAGCGAAGACTTCCCTTCTATCCCTGAATGAGAGTCTGTTGCTGGAGGAGATTGATGTCTTCAATAGGGCCAA GTGCCCGTCTAACCGTGAGGATGATAAGCGTGTCCTCTCGCTTCATGTGGACAATAACACACACAGCCTTTATGTTGCCTTTTCAAGCTGTGTCATCCGTATTCCCCTGAGTCGCTGTGAAAGGCACTCCTCCTGCCAAAA GTCATGCATTGCATCAAGAGATCCTTACTGTGGCTGGAAGCCTCATGGAGCCTGTGAGAGGATACAGCCTGGTGTTTT GAAAGGATACGAACAGGATGTTGAATATGGAAATACCACTCACCTTGGAGACTGTCAAG GTGTATGGGATATCCGTACTGGTGATAGTAACCAGATGGTCCACATGAATATCCTCATCACCTGCgtctttgctgcttttctgatgGGGGCTCTCCTGGCTGGGCTGATCGTTTTCTGCTATCGAGACTCTGTCCTTCGTAAACCAAGGCACGTCCACAAGGACATGGAGTCTGCACCATCCTGCTCTGACTCAACTGGGAGTTTTGTCAAACTCAATGGTCTATTTGACAGCCCTGTAAAG GAATACCAAAGCAACATCGATTCTCCCAAGCTGTTCACCAATCTGCTTAGCAACGGTAAAGACTTGAATACGCCCAATGGTGACACCAAGACAATGATTCTGCGGGATGGCTGTCAGCCCCCGGAACTGGCTGCTCTACCCACTCCAGAGTCCACTCCTGTACTTCAGCAGAAAGGCCTACAGCCCATCAAGAACCAGTGGGAAAAGGCTCATGGAAAGGTCAGCGGGCCCCATAAGGAAGCCAACCCATCAGCAAAGAGTCCacagtttctttcttcttcacctGCACCTGCTAATGCAAGTTCCAACCACCCTCATATTGCCCTGGGACACTCCAACATCCCCAGTGCAGTTGTGCTGCCCAATGCTACACATGACCAGCCTAACCTTGACCATGGTGATGAAACTTTGCCACATTCTTCTGAAAAGCAACTGAAGATTCCAGATTGTAAAGGAAACAGGAAAGATCAGAAGAGGTCTGTGGATGCCAGGAATACCCTGAATGatcttttaaaacatcttaatgACTCTGTGGCCAACCCAAAGGCCATTCTACAAGAAGAATCAGGGCCTCGCCCAAGGCCTCATCTCATGCTGGAGCCAATGGAGGAACTGACTGAAGTACCGCCAGCTGTGCCCAGCCGTGAAGCTTCCTTGTattctccctcctcctctctacCAAGGCACAGTCCCACTAAAAGGGTTGATGTTCCCATGCCTTCCACTCCCACTACACCCACAGGAAGCCTAAGCATGGGTGGGACCCTTGAAAGGCAAAGAGGGGGTTACCAACTCCACCGGAGTGCCTCCCACAGGCAGTCCTTATCGACCTCACCAAATGGAGTAACCATGGGGGTGTCTGTGTCTCGTCAGCACAGTATGAACAGAGGGGGATACATGCCCCCAACACCCCCTTCTAGACTTGACTCTCATGGTGCAATGGTGGCATCAGGGATGCACTCACCCCACCCACCTTCTGTTTCTCGACAGAGCAGCTACAGTGGGCATGGCTCGCTTCCCCGAACAGGGCTTAAAAGGACCCCATCATTAAAGCCAGATGTGCCCCCAAAACCCAATGGGTTTCCTCCACAGACTCCACAGATGCGAGTGGTCAACAAGTACAGTTATTAA
- the sema6d gene encoding semaphorin-6D isoform X4, translating to MGQGAALLLSKLLLLLAASRTLLAVSFPEDIVPLDVVDAHFTRRYPVFRGRPSVNDSQHRLDFQLMTKIQDTLFIAGRDQVYLVSLRESYRNEIISYRKLTWRSGQGDREMCAVKGKHRDECHNFIKVLVPRNDDLVFICGTNGFNPMCRYYRLDNLEFDGEEINGLARCPFDSKQTNVALFAEGKLYSATVADFQASDSVIYRSMGDGSALRTIKYDSKWLKEPHFLHAAEFGNYVYFFYREIAVEHSNLGKVVYSRVARICKNDVGGSQRVLEKHWTSFVKARLNCSVPGESFFYFDVLQSITDIIDVNGVPSVVGVFTTQMNSIPGSAVCAFSMTDIEKVFMGRFKEQKTPDSVWTPFPEEKLPKPRPGSCAGHGPAASFKSSVEFPDDTLQFIKSHPLMDTAVPSIGDEPWFTKTRVRYRLTALAVDGQAGPHKNYTVVFIGAESGVVLKVLAKTSLLSLNESLLLEEIDVFNRAKCPSNREDDKRVLSLHVDNNTHSLYVAFSSCVIRIPLSRCERHSSCQKSCIASRDPYCGWKPHGACERIQPGVLKGYEQDVEYGNTTHLGDCQVFLGTTSAPDYKSFGDPTSGVWDIRTGDSNQMVHMNILITCVFAAFLMGALLAGLIVFCYRDSVLRKPRHVHKDMESAPSCSDSTGSFVKLNGLFDSPVKEYQSNIDSPKLFTNLLSNGKDLNTPNGDTKTMILRDGCQPPELAALPTPESTPVLQQKGLQPIKNQWEKAHGKVSGPHKEANPSAKSPQFLSSSPAPANASSNHPHIALGHSNIPSAVVLPNATHDQPNLDHGDETLPHSSEKQLKIPDCKGNRKDQKRSVDARNTLNDLLKHLNDSVANPKAILQEESGPRPRPHLMLEPMEELTEVPPAVPSREASLYSPSSSLPRHSPTKRVDVPMPSTPTTPTGSLSMGGTLERQRGGYQLHRSASHRQSLSTSPNGVTMGVSVSRQHSMNRGGYMPPTPPSRLDSHGAMVASGMHSPHPPSVSRQSSYSGHGSLPRTGLKRTPSLKPDVPPKPNGFPPQTPQMRVVNKYSY from the exons TTACACGGCGGTACCCTGTGTTCAGAGGCAGGCCCTCTGTCAACGACTCCCAGCATCGCCTCGACTTTCAGCTGATGACCAAAATCCAGGACACGCTATTCATCGCTGGCAG ggATCAGGTGTACCTCGTCAGTCTGAGAGAATCCTACAGGAATGAGATCATTTCTTACCGG AAGTTAACATGGCGATCGGGCCAAGGTGACAGAGAGATGTGTGCTGTGAAGGGAAAACATAGA gatGAGTGCCACAACTTTATTAAAGTGCTGGTTCCCAGAAATGATGACCTGGTGTTCATCTGTGGCACCAATGGCTTCAACCCCATGTGCAGATACTACAGG CTGGATAACCTCGAGTTTGACGGGGAAGAGATCAATGGTTTGGCGCGGTGCCCGTTCGACTCCAAGCAAACCAACGTGGCCCTCTTCGCTG AGGGGAAGCTGTATTCTGCAACAGTTGCTGACTTCCAGGCCAGTGATTCTGTCATCTACCGTAGTATGGGTGATGGATCAGCACTGAGAACCATCAAATACGACTCCAAATGGCTGAAAG AACCTCATTTCCTGCATGCAGCCGAGTTTGGGAATTACGTGTACTTTTTCTACCGGGAGATTGCCGTGGAACACAGCAACCTGGGAAAG GTTGTTTATTCCCGAGTGGCCCGGATCTGCAAAAATGACGTCGGCGGGTCGCAGCGAGTACTGGAGAAGCACTGGACCTCTTTCGTGAAGGCGAGGCTGAACTGTTCCGTGCCGGGGGAGTCCTTCTTCTACTTCGACGTGCTTCAGTCCATCACTGACATCATCGACGTCAACGGAGTTCCCTCCGTGGTGGGTGTGTTCACCACACAGATGAACAG TATTCCGGGGTCAGCAGTGTGTGCCTTCTCCATGACTGATATAGAGAAAGTTTTCATGGGCCGGTTCAAGGAGCAGAAGACCCCTGACTCTGTGTGGACGCCATTTCCAGAGGAGAAGCTGCCAAAACCTAG GCCTGGGAGTTGTGCAGGTCATGGTCCGGCTGCATCCTTTAAGAGCTCTGTGGAGTTTCCAGACGACACCCTGCAGTTCATCAAGTCCCACCCCCTTATGGACACAGCTGTGCCTTCGATTGGGGACGAGCCTTGGTTCACCAAGACACGTGTCCG GTACCGACTAACAGCGCTGGCTGTAGATGGCCAAGCAGGACCCCACAAGAACTACACGGTGGTCTTCATCGGCGCCGAGTCGGGGGTCGTCCTTAAGGTCTTAGCGAAGACTTCCCTTCTATCCCTGAATGAGAGTCTGTTGCTGGAGGAGATTGATGTCTTCAATAGGGCCAA GTGCCCGTCTAACCGTGAGGATGATAAGCGTGTCCTCTCGCTTCATGTGGACAATAACACACACAGCCTTTATGTTGCCTTTTCAAGCTGTGTCATCCGTATTCCCCTGAGTCGCTGTGAAAGGCACTCCTCCTGCCAAAA GTCATGCATTGCATCAAGAGATCCTTACTGTGGCTGGAAGCCTCATGGAGCCTGTGAGAGGATACAGCCTGGTGTTTT GAAAGGATACGAACAGGATGTTGAATATGGAAATACCACTCACCTTGGAGACTGTCAAG tgtttttgggCACTACCTCAGCGCCAGATTACAAATCATTTGGCGACCCTACCTCTG GTGTATGGGATATCCGTACTGGTGATAGTAACCAGATGGTCCACATGAATATCCTCATCACCTGCgtctttgctgcttttctgatgGGGGCTCTCCTGGCTGGGCTGATCGTTTTCTGCTATCGAGACTCTGTCCTTCGTAAACCAAGGCACGTCCACAAGGACATGGAGTCTGCACCATCCTGCTCTGACTCAACTGGGAGTTTTGTCAAACTCAATGGTCTATTTGACAGCCCTGTAAAG GAATACCAAAGCAACATCGATTCTCCCAAGCTGTTCACCAATCTGCTTAGCAACGGTAAAGACTTGAATACGCCCAATGGTGACACCAAGACAATGATTCTGCGGGATGGCTGTCAGCCCCCGGAACTGGCTGCTCTACCCACTCCAGAGTCCACTCCTGTACTTCAGCAGAAAGGCCTACAGCCCATCAAGAACCAGTGGGAAAAGGCTCATGGAAAGGTCAGCGGGCCCCATAAGGAAGCCAACCCATCAGCAAAGAGTCCacagtttctttcttcttcacctGCACCTGCTAATGCAAGTTCCAACCACCCTCATATTGCCCTGGGACACTCCAACATCCCCAGTGCAGTTGTGCTGCCCAATGCTACACATGACCAGCCTAACCTTGACCATGGTGATGAAACTTTGCCACATTCTTCTGAAAAGCAACTGAAGATTCCAGATTGTAAAGGAAACAGGAAAGATCAGAAGAGGTCTGTGGATGCCAGGAATACCCTGAATGatcttttaaaacatcttaatgACTCTGTGGCCAACCCAAAGGCCATTCTACAAGAAGAATCAGGGCCTCGCCCAAGGCCTCATCTCATGCTGGAGCCAATGGAGGAACTGACTGAAGTACCGCCAGCTGTGCCCAGCCGTGAAGCTTCCTTGTattctccctcctcctctctacCAAGGCACAGTCCCACTAAAAGGGTTGATGTTCCCATGCCTTCCACTCCCACTACACCCACAGGAAGCCTAAGCATGGGTGGGACCCTTGAAAGGCAAAGAGGGGGTTACCAACTCCACCGGAGTGCCTCCCACAGGCAGTCCTTATCGACCTCACCAAATGGAGTAACCATGGGGGTGTCTGTGTCTCGTCAGCACAGTATGAACAGAGGGGGATACATGCCCCCAACACCCCCTTCTAGACTTGACTCTCATGGTGCAATGGTGGCATCAGGGATGCACTCACCCCACCCACCTTCTGTTTCTCGACAGAGCAGCTACAGTGGGCATGGCTCGCTTCCCCGAACAGGGCTTAAAAGGACCCCATCATTAAAGCCAGATGTGCCCCCAAAACCCAATGGGTTTCCTCCACAGACTCCACAGATGCGAGTGGTCAACAAGTACAGTTATTAA
- the sema6d gene encoding semaphorin-6D isoform X3, with protein sequence MGQGAALLLSKLLLLLAASRTLLAVSFPEDIVPLDVVDAHFTRRYPVFRGRPSVNDSQHRLDFQLMTKIQDTLFIAGRDQVYLVSLRESYRNEIISYRKLTWRSGQGDREMCAVKGKHRDECHNFIKVLVPRNDDLVFICGTNGFNPMCRYYRLDNLEFDGEEINGLARCPFDSKQTNVALFAEGKLYSATVADFQASDSVIYRSMGDGSALRTIKYDSKWLKEPHFLHAAEFGNYVYFFYREIAVEHSNLGKVVYSRVARICKNDVGGSQRVLEKHWTSFVKARLNCSVPGESFFYFDVLQSITDIIDVNGVPSVVGVFTTQMNSIPGSAVCAFSMTDIEKVFMGRFKEQKTPDSVWTPFPEEKLPKPRPGSCAGHGPAASFKSSVEFPDDTLQFIKSHPLMDTAVPSIGDEPWFTKTRVRYRLTALAVDGQAGPHKNYTVVFIGAESGVVLKVLAKTSLLSLNESLLLEEIDVFNRAKCPSNREDDKRVLSLHVDNNTHSLYVAFSSCVIRIPLSRCERHSSCQKSCIASRDPYCGWKPHGACERIQPGVLKGYEQDVEYGNTTHLGDCQVFLGTTSAPDYKSFGDPTSGVWDIRTGDSNQMVHMNILITCVFAAFLMGALLAGLIVFCYRDSVLRKPRHVHKDMESAPSCSDSTGSFVKLNGLFDSPVKVQQENEYQSNIDSPKLFTNLLSNGKDLNTPNGDTKTMILRDGCQPPELAALPTPESTPVLQQKGLQPIKNQWEKAHGKVSGPHKEANPSAKSPQFLSSSPAPANASSNHPHIALGHSNIPSAVVLPNATHDQPNLDHGDETLPHSSEKQLKIPDCKGNRKDQKRSVDARNTLNDLLKHLNDSVANPKAILQEESGPRPRPHLMLEPMEELTEVPPAVPSREASLYSPSSSLPRHSPTKRVDVPMPSTPTTPTGSLSMGGTLERQRGGYQLHRSASHRQSLSTSPNGVTMGVSVSRQHSMNRGGYMPPTPPSRLDSHGAMVASGMHSPHPPSVSRQSSYSGHGSLPRTGLKRTPSLKPDVPPKPNGFPPQTPQMRVVNKYSY encoded by the exons TTACACGGCGGTACCCTGTGTTCAGAGGCAGGCCCTCTGTCAACGACTCCCAGCATCGCCTCGACTTTCAGCTGATGACCAAAATCCAGGACACGCTATTCATCGCTGGCAG ggATCAGGTGTACCTCGTCAGTCTGAGAGAATCCTACAGGAATGAGATCATTTCTTACCGG AAGTTAACATGGCGATCGGGCCAAGGTGACAGAGAGATGTGTGCTGTGAAGGGAAAACATAGA gatGAGTGCCACAACTTTATTAAAGTGCTGGTTCCCAGAAATGATGACCTGGTGTTCATCTGTGGCACCAATGGCTTCAACCCCATGTGCAGATACTACAGG CTGGATAACCTCGAGTTTGACGGGGAAGAGATCAATGGTTTGGCGCGGTGCCCGTTCGACTCCAAGCAAACCAACGTGGCCCTCTTCGCTG AGGGGAAGCTGTATTCTGCAACAGTTGCTGACTTCCAGGCCAGTGATTCTGTCATCTACCGTAGTATGGGTGATGGATCAGCACTGAGAACCATCAAATACGACTCCAAATGGCTGAAAG AACCTCATTTCCTGCATGCAGCCGAGTTTGGGAATTACGTGTACTTTTTCTACCGGGAGATTGCCGTGGAACACAGCAACCTGGGAAAG GTTGTTTATTCCCGAGTGGCCCGGATCTGCAAAAATGACGTCGGCGGGTCGCAGCGAGTACTGGAGAAGCACTGGACCTCTTTCGTGAAGGCGAGGCTGAACTGTTCCGTGCCGGGGGAGTCCTTCTTCTACTTCGACGTGCTTCAGTCCATCACTGACATCATCGACGTCAACGGAGTTCCCTCCGTGGTGGGTGTGTTCACCACACAGATGAACAG TATTCCGGGGTCAGCAGTGTGTGCCTTCTCCATGACTGATATAGAGAAAGTTTTCATGGGCCGGTTCAAGGAGCAGAAGACCCCTGACTCTGTGTGGACGCCATTTCCAGAGGAGAAGCTGCCAAAACCTAG GCCTGGGAGTTGTGCAGGTCATGGTCCGGCTGCATCCTTTAAGAGCTCTGTGGAGTTTCCAGACGACACCCTGCAGTTCATCAAGTCCCACCCCCTTATGGACACAGCTGTGCCTTCGATTGGGGACGAGCCTTGGTTCACCAAGACACGTGTCCG GTACCGACTAACAGCGCTGGCTGTAGATGGCCAAGCAGGACCCCACAAGAACTACACGGTGGTCTTCATCGGCGCCGAGTCGGGGGTCGTCCTTAAGGTCTTAGCGAAGACTTCCCTTCTATCCCTGAATGAGAGTCTGTTGCTGGAGGAGATTGATGTCTTCAATAGGGCCAA GTGCCCGTCTAACCGTGAGGATGATAAGCGTGTCCTCTCGCTTCATGTGGACAATAACACACACAGCCTTTATGTTGCCTTTTCAAGCTGTGTCATCCGTATTCCCCTGAGTCGCTGTGAAAGGCACTCCTCCTGCCAAAA GTCATGCATTGCATCAAGAGATCCTTACTGTGGCTGGAAGCCTCATGGAGCCTGTGAGAGGATACAGCCTGGTGTTTT GAAAGGATACGAACAGGATGTTGAATATGGAAATACCACTCACCTTGGAGACTGTCAAG tgtttttgggCACTACCTCAGCGCCAGATTACAAATCATTTGGCGACCCTACCTCTG GTGTATGGGATATCCGTACTGGTGATAGTAACCAGATGGTCCACATGAATATCCTCATCACCTGCgtctttgctgcttttctgatgGGGGCTCTCCTGGCTGGGCTGATCGTTTTCTGCTATCGAGACTCTGTCCTTCGTAAACCAAGGCACGTCCACAAGGACATGGAGTCTGCACCATCCTGCTCTGACTCAACTGGGAGTTTTGTCAAACTCAATGGTCTATTTGACAGCCCTGTAAAGGTACAACAAGAAAAC GAATACCAAAGCAACATCGATTCTCCCAAGCTGTTCACCAATCTGCTTAGCAACGGTAAAGACTTGAATACGCCCAATGGTGACACCAAGACAATGATTCTGCGGGATGGCTGTCAGCCCCCGGAACTGGCTGCTCTACCCACTCCAGAGTCCACTCCTGTACTTCAGCAGAAAGGCCTACAGCCCATCAAGAACCAGTGGGAAAAGGCTCATGGAAAGGTCAGCGGGCCCCATAAGGAAGCCAACCCATCAGCAAAGAGTCCacagtttctttcttcttcacctGCACCTGCTAATGCAAGTTCCAACCACCCTCATATTGCCCTGGGACACTCCAACATCCCCAGTGCAGTTGTGCTGCCCAATGCTACACATGACCAGCCTAACCTTGACCATGGTGATGAAACTTTGCCACATTCTTCTGAAAAGCAACTGAAGATTCCAGATTGTAAAGGAAACAGGAAAGATCAGAAGAGGTCTGTGGATGCCAGGAATACCCTGAATGatcttttaaaacatcttaatgACTCTGTGGCCAACCCAAAGGCCATTCTACAAGAAGAATCAGGGCCTCGCCCAAGGCCTCATCTCATGCTGGAGCCAATGGAGGAACTGACTGAAGTACCGCCAGCTGTGCCCAGCCGTGAAGCTTCCTTGTattctccctcctcctctctacCAAGGCACAGTCCCACTAAAAGGGTTGATGTTCCCATGCCTTCCACTCCCACTACACCCACAGGAAGCCTAAGCATGGGTGGGACCCTTGAAAGGCAAAGAGGGGGTTACCAACTCCACCGGAGTGCCTCCCACAGGCAGTCCTTATCGACCTCACCAAATGGAGTAACCATGGGGGTGTCTGTGTCTCGTCAGCACAGTATGAACAGAGGGGGATACATGCCCCCAACACCCCCTTCTAGACTTGACTCTCATGGTGCAATGGTGGCATCAGGGATGCACTCACCCCACCCACCTTCTGTTTCTCGACAGAGCAGCTACAGTGGGCATGGCTCGCTTCCCCGAACAGGGCTTAAAAGGACCCCATCATTAAAGCCAGATGTGCCCCCAAAACCCAATGGGTTTCCTCCACAGACTCCACAGATGCGAGTGGTCAACAAGTACAGTTATTAA